From Saccharibacillus brassicae:
GCGGATGCCCCGTTCATGCAGCAGCGCCAACAATTCGTCGAAATCGTCCAGCGTCCCGTATTCGGGATGGATGCCGCGGTAATCGATCACGTCGTACCCGTAATCGCGGTTGGGCGAATCGAAGATCGGGGACAGCCAGACGGCGGTGACGCCGAGCTGTTCGATATAGTCGATCTTGTCGATAATGCCGCGCAGATCGCCGACGCCGTCCCCGTTGCTGTCGTTGAAGCTGCGGACGTAAATTTCGTAGACGATATTTTCTCGCCAGTTCATGTTCGATTGAAGCTGCCTGGACGTCCGTGACGCCTGTACTTGTTCCGACATCTTGTTCCTCCTCCAAAAAAAGCCGTGTTTGGCCGTCTGCCGGCTGCCTACGCTTTTGCCGACTGTATACGTCTTATTACCCATAAAAACGTAAGCTGCTATGGAATAAGAATCGAGACGGACTCATCCGTCCTGTGTAAGCAAGTCGGCAAAAGGGGCGGAAGCCGCAACAAACATGTATCAAATTCGAAAGAAATCGGCTAAGCTATTCGTACCTTGACAGCTCTATATAAGGGTTCGGGATCGGTACGTCGCAAAAGTAAATCAATCCGGCTTTCGAGAGGGGCTCAAGACCCGTATGAACAGAAAGAATCAACGCTCTCTTTTTTACCGATTAACGAACGTGGCACTGGCCTTCCTGCTGCTCTTCACTTCAAGCATCTGGATGGCGGGAACGGCTTCGGCTGCGTCCTCATGGACGGCGGTCACTTCCGATACGACCGTTCCGATCTACAAGATCCATTACGGCAACGGCTTGTGGGTGGCTTCGGCCGAGAACGGAAAAGTGCTCACCTCGCCCGACGGCTCGTCGTGGACGCAGCGGACCGTGGACGCGGGTTATACGGGCTCGTTCCTGAACGTGACGTATGGAGGAGGACAGTGGGTCCTCGTCGGCAATACAGGCACCGTGTATACGTCCGGCGACGCGGTCAATTGGACGAATCGCAGCATCAACACGTCCGACAATTTGAGTGCGATCGTGTACGGCAATTCCACCTACGTGATCGCGGCCAATCTCGGCAGCGTCTACGTTTCTGCGGACGCGATCACCTGGAGCAAGGTGCCGGCTGGCTCGGCTGATCTGCTCGCGATCGCTTACGGCAGCGGTTCTTTCGTCGCTGCGGGCAGTGACGGGAACGCTTACCGTTCCTCCGACGGAATCAGTTGGGCAAACAGAGGCCCCGCAGCGGGCGGCAGTCCGATTTATAGCGTGAAATTTCTGAACGGATTGTTCTATGCGACGTCGGACGGGAAAATATCGGTGTCCGCGAACGGTTCAAGCTGGAACAGCTCCACGCTCTTCGACGCCAACGGCGAACCTATTTACGACGTTACTTACAGCGGCGGCAAGTATGTCGCGGTCGGAGGCGGAACGGTTTCGACCGGCCTGATTTACGTTTCGGCCAACGGTACTTTCTGGACTACGGAAGTCGGCAATACGAATCAAACGTTATACGGCGCAGCCGCGAACGGCAGCCTGTTCGCCGTCGCCGGAGAGTCGGGAACGATACGAACGCAGACAATCTCCCTCTCCAGCGATTCCTCGCTGAATACTCTTGCGATCAGCCCCGGCACGTTATCCCCCGCTTTTGCCGCCGGAACGACCGGCTATAAGGCAGACGTCGTGTACGGTACGACGAGCGTGAACCTTACCCCTACGGTCAATCAGGCCAATGCCACCGTCCAGATCAACGGTACGAACGCGACCAGCGGCAGCGGCAGGAACGTGCCGCTTGCGGTAGGCGACAATCCGATTCCCGTCGCCGTCACGGCGCAGGACGGATCGACCACGACCTATACGGTCACCGTTAAGCGGGCCGCGCCGAGCACCAATGCCAATCTGGCCAATTTGGTACTGAGCCAGGGCACGCTGTCCCCTTCTTTTGATCCCGCGACAACCCGCTACGACGTCGGCGCAGCCAACAGCGTTACCAGCCTTACGGTCACGCCGACGCTTGCCGGCAGCAGTGCAAGCGTCCTCGTGAACGGCGCCGCGACAACGAGCGGCAGCCCTTCGGGCGCCATCGCGCTGGCGGTGGGCAGCAACGAGATCAGGGTCGTCGTAACCGCCGAGGACGGCATGACCGCCAAAACGTATACCGTTTACGTCACGCGGGCCGCGCCGCCGAGCAGCAATGCCTTCTTGGCCAACCTTGCGCTGAGCCAGGGCAGCCTGTCTCCTCTGTTCGCTTCCGGGACGACCGGTTACTCGGCCAACGTGCCCAACTCCGTTGCGAGCCTGACCGTAACGCCGACCGTGTCCAACGCCAATGCTTCCGTCTCCGTGAACGGCGTGGCGGTCACGAGCGGCAATGCTTCGGGCAGCATCGCGCTAAACGTAGGCACGAACGAGATCAAGACCGTCGTAACCGCCCAGGACGGCACCACCACCCAGACGTACACGGTCAATGTCACGCGGGCGCAAGTGCCAAGTGCGAATGCCGATTTGAGCGCGTTGGCGTTAAGCAGCGGCACGCTGTCCCCCGCGTTCGCCTCTGACAAGACCGGTTATATCGCAAGCGTATCGAACGCGACGACGAGCCTGACCGTCACTCCGACGCTTGCGGATGCCAGAGCCAGCGTCACCGTGAACGACAGCCCCGTCTCAAGCGGCAGCGCTTCCGGCGCGATCGTGTTGTCGGTAGGAACGAACCGGATTACGGTGAAGGTTACCGCCCAGGACGGGACTTCCCAAAGCTATACGGTTACCGTCACCCGGGCCGCGAACGGCAACACCAACTTGCGCGCGCTGTCGTTGAGCAGCGGTACGCTCTCTCCTTCGTTCAATTCCGCTACGATGGAATATACCGTCGCGGCTACCGCGGAAGCTGCGACCCTGACCGTGACAGCGACGACCGCCGACACGACGGCAAGCGTTGCAGTGAACGGGGTCGGCGCCTTGAGCGGCAGCGCTTCGCACCCGATTCCGACGGCTCCCGGCGCAAACGAGATCTCCGTGGATGTCACCGCGCAGAACGGGGCGAGCAAAAGGTATACGATTACCGTGACCCGGCCCGCAAGCAGCAACAACGACTTGGGCGCCTTGTCGTTGAGCTCGGGCACGCTGTCTCCGGCTTTCGCCGCGGGAACGCGAGTCTACAACGCCGACGTATCGAATGCGACGACGAGCCTGACGGTCACCCCGACGGCGGCCGATGCCAACGCCAGCTTGGCGGTTAACGAAGTGTTCGTCGCACAAGGCAAAGCTTCGGACGCGATTCCTTTGAACACGGGCTTTAACCTCATTACGGTGAAGGTTACCGCGGAAAACGGAACGTCCAGAGAATATACCGTACGCGTGATGCGGGCCACGAGCGGCAACAACGACTTGGGCGATTTGTCGTTGAGCTCGGGCACGCTGTCTCCGGCGTTCGCCGCGGGAACGACGAATTATGCCGCCGACGTATCGAATGCGACGACGAGCCTGACCGTCACCCCGACGACGGCCGACTCCACGGCCAGCGTCAAGGTTAACAACGCGCCGGTCACAAGCGGCAATGCTTCCGGCGCGATTGCGTTGGCGGTCGGACGAAACGACATCGAGACGGTCGTGACCGCCCAGAACGGAACGACCCGGACGTACACGATCACGGTCACGCGCAGCGAAATCAGCGACGCGGATTCCGTCAGTGACGCTTACGCCAAGCTGGAAGTGGGCTATGCGCCCGGCGACGGCCCGGCTGCCGTCACACAGGATCTGACGCTGCCTTCGACGGGAACCAACGGGACGACCGTCAACTGGACCAGCAGTCTTCCGGGCTTCATTCAAGCGGACGGCACGGTGACGCGGCCGTCTTATCCGAACACGGATACCTCCGTCGTGCTTAACGCCTTGATTCAGAAAAATGCCCAGCTGTCGATCAAAACGTTTACGGTCGTGGTCAAAGCGATCCCGATCACCGATCTTCAAGCGGTGCAGACCGACCGCGATTCGCTGCAAGTCGGATACGCGCCCGGCGACGACGCTTCTTCCGTCACACAGAACGTGACGCTGCCGACATCGGGTCCGAACGGCACGACCCTCTCCTGGACTTCCGACACACCGCTGACGATCGACGCCAGCGGCACCGTGACGCGGAGTTCGTTCGACGGCGGAGACCGCACGGTGAAATTGACGGCCACAATCGTTCTCGGCAGCGAATCGGCGATCCGCACGTTCGACGTGACGGTAAAAGCGATTCCGGCTTCGTCGGCCGCCGAACTTCGGTCTTTGGCCGTGGACGGCCAAACGATAACGCCGGCGTTCGATCGCGCCGTACGCGATTATTCGCTCGCCGTGCCGTACGACACAAGCCGCGTGACCGTGACCGCTTCGGTCTACGACGCAGGCGCTTCCTTGACCGTTCAGGGACTCCCGGCCGCGAATGGCACGTCATCCGCTCCCGTGGAACTCGCGGTCGGCGTAAACGTCATTGCGGTCAAAGTGACCGCCCAGGACGGCATGACGCAGGAAGTCTACACGATCCGCACAAATCGCGCCGCCGCTCCGAACCCGGGCGGAGGCCAGAACGGCGGATCGGCCGATCCGGTGAACGACGGCGGCATCCCGTCGCCGTCCGTGCCGACTCCGGCGAATCCGCCCGCCCCGTCCCCGAACGGCTTCGAGATCCGGATCAACGGACGTGTAGTCGAGCAGATCGCGACCGGCACGCTGAAGCAAGGCAACGGACAAACGGCGTTCAACGCCGCTATCGATACGGCCCGGCTCTCCTCGCTGCTGGCTGGCGAAGGCCCCGATCCGCTGATTCTCGTGCCGGTAACGGCTCAGGCCGACATCGTCACGACGCAGCTGAGCGGAGAAGCACTCCGCCTGCTGCAAGCTCGCGGCGCGACGCTGCGTATCGAGAGCCCGCTCGGCAGCTATACCCTGCCGGCTGCGGAACTGTCCCTTGCCCAGCTTGACGGCTCCGCACGCGGCAGCGCCGATCCGGCCCAAGTTGAAGTCCGAATTACGATAGAACGCAGCGCGGCCGGCACGATCGCCGCCCTCAACGCGCGTGCCGCAGCCGAAGGCTTCGTCGTCGTCGCGCCTCCGGTCACGTTCAAGGTCGATGCCTCCTACGCGGGGCAGACGACCGAATGGAAGACGTTCCCGAATTACGTGCAGCGCGAGCTGCCGATTCCGGCCGGTTCCGATCCGGGCCGCATTACGACGGCCGTCGTGATCGAAGCGGACGGCAGCCTGCGCCACGTGCCGACTTCGATCACGCGCAATAATGAAGTCTACGCGGCCGAAATCAACAGCTTGACCAACAGCGATTACGCGCTGATCTGGAGTCCTCGCACCTTCGTCGACGCGGCGGGCCTCTGGTCGCAAAGCGCCGTTGCGGATATGGCTTCGCGCCAGATCCTGAACGGCATCGACAAAGACCGCTTCAATCCGGCGGGGAGCGTCACTCGGGCCGAATTCGCCGCCGTGCTCGTCCGGGCGCTGGGCCTGGCCGACAACGGATCGACGGCCGGCTTCACCGACGTCTCCTCCGGCGACTGGTACGCCGGAGCCGTCGGCAAAGCCGCCGAATACGGCTTGATCGACGGGTACGCGGACGGCACGTTCCGCCCGCTGTCCACGATCTCGCGCCAGGAAGCGTTCGCGATTCTGGCTCGCGCGATGCAAATCGCCAAGCCGGCTTCTTCGGCCGGCGGCACTTCGCTCGAAGCTTACAGCGATGCCGACCGGGTCGGCCGCTGGGCGCTGGAGTCCGTGCGCAACGTATTGTCCGCGGGACTCGTCCAGGGCAGCGGCGGCAAGCTTAACCCGGCCGCCACGATGAGCCGGGCCGAGACGGCGGCGCTCGCGCAGCGCCTGCTTCGACAGGCGGACTTGATCGATTGAATGGATGCTTGGTTGAATGATTAGTCGAACGATTGAACGTTGAGCAATTGAATGTTTGAACGATCAGGCGGCCGGAGGCACGCTCCCCGGTTAAATCCCCAAAAAAAGCTTCCGGTCCCCAGGGACCGGAAGCTTTTTTGACGTTAGGGGAACGGCGACGGCGGCTCAATCGTCCCGGCCGCTCAGAGGGCTGAACGCGGCAGCGCGCGTTCAGCAAGCATTCCCTTCCCCGGACACGCCTTGTCCGGCGCACTTGAGCAGGTCCGCCGCGCAGCCGTCGCAGCGCTCCGCGTGCGCCCGACGCGCAAGCGCCGCGTCGATCGCTGCGCCGGTGCGGGCGAACTCGTTCTCTTCGCCAAGCTCTGCGAGCAGGCCCGTGCGCGCAAGCAGCTGCCGCGGACCGGGCCGCAGCCCGGCGAGCATCAGCGTGCCGCCCGACGCGCGGACGCTCTTGAGCAGGCCGTGCAGCGCCGCCTCGCCAGAGGCGTCGATCAGCGGCACGCCGCCCATGCGCAGCAGCAGCGTGCCGGTTAGATCGCGGGACGCCGCGAAAGCCGGCGTGCCGAACGGATCGCGCACGCCGAAGAACAGCGCGCCCCGCAGGCTGAATACGCTCAGCTGCGGGCAGCTTCGATCCGCGTCTGCCGGGTCGGCTTGGACTTTGCCGCGGACGCCGTCGTCGTCGCCGGGCAGCACCCGGTCGAGCCGCTGCTCGCCGGCCATGTTCTTGACGAACAGCAGCACGGCCAGCGCCAGGCCGACTCCGACAGCCGTCGTCAGCGTCGCGAACACCGTCAGCAGGAACGTGACGACGAGCACGAGCGAATCGCCGCTGCGCAGCCGAAGCAGCTTGGCGAACGCCCGGCGTTCGCTCATGTTCCAGGCGACGACCATGAGGATCGGCGCCATCGCGGCAAGCGGGATCGCCGAGGCGTACGGCGCGAGCAGCACCAGCACGAGCAGCACGACGAGGCCGTGCACGATGCCCGACAGCGGCGACGCCGCGCCGCTCTTGATGTTCGTCGCGGTGCGGGCGATAGCGCCTGTCGCCGGAATGCCTCCGAACAGCGGCACCGCCATGTTCGCGATGCCCTGCCCGATCAGTTCGCGGCGGCTGTCATGCTTCGAGCCGCCCATCCCGTCCGCGACGACCGCGGAGAGCAGCGATTCGACGCCGCCCAGCAGCGCGATCACGATCGCGGGCCCGATCATCAGCTTCAGCGTATCCCCCGACAAGTCGGGCACGCGAAAAGACGGCAGCGAAGCCGGAATCTCGCCGTAAGCCGAACCGATCGTCGCGACCCGCCCGTCCAGCAGCAGAACGGCGACGAACGTGGACAGAATCAGGCCGACGAGAGACGGCGGCACTTTCGGCAGCAGCCGCGGCATCAGCAGCAGCGATCCCAGACAGACACCCGCCACGACGATCGCGTATCCGTTCAGCGTGCCGGCGTGCAGCGCAAGTTCCCGCATGTTGAGCAGAAAGCTCTCGTGACGCTCCAGTCCGGTCAGGCCGAGAAAATTGCCGATCTGCCCGGCAAAGATCGTAACGGCGATCCCCGCCGTGAATCCGACCGTGACCGGACGCGGCATATACGCGATCAGCGTGCCGAGCCTGAACACGCCCATCAGCACCAGCAGGACACCGGCCATGAATCCCGCCGCCAGCAGCTTGTCATAGCCGTACTGCAGCACGATCGCGAGCAGGATCGGGATAAAAGCACCCGTCGGCCCGCCGATCTGAAACTTCGAACCGCCCAGCAGGGAGATCAGGATTCCCGCTATGATCGTCGTATAGATGCCGGTCTCCGGCTTGACCCCCGAAGCGATCGCGAACGCCATCCCGAGCGGAATCGCGATGATCCCGACGATGCAGCCCGCGATCAGATCGCGCTTCAACTCGCTTTTTCCGTACCCTTCGAACCTGCCCCACCCTTTGATTCTGCCCATTGCGCCGACCTTCTTTTCGTTTTTTTTTGCAAAACCGCCATTCTTTAACGTACCACGCTGGCAGCCGAAAAAATGTGAGAAAGATCAACTCCGGACGAATCGGCATACCGCCCAGCCTCAAACGCCGCTTTCCAGCCTGTTCACGTTTTTTTGACCGCTGTAACGCGCTCTAACGAATCGTGATCACGCTGTTTGCGCTTGAATTCGCTTTTCCGCATTCTAACGAATCGTCAGCACGCTATTCGCTGCAAATCGGCCTAAATCGACCGGATCAAAGCCAATAAGGATAGGAGGATTCGTTAGATTGTTAAAAAAGCCAAATAGGCGCAAATAACGATACGAGGATTCGTTAGGCGGCGGGGGCGGGACGAAAAGCGGCGAAAGCGAGGCGAAAGGCGGCGAAAGCGAGGCGAAAGGCGGCAAAGGCGGAGCGAAAGGTAGCAGAGGTAGGGTAATTGGCGGCGGGGGCGGGACGAAAAGCGGCGGGGCAGGGCAATTGGCGGCAGAGGCAGGGCGAAAGACCGCGAGGCTATGAAGCGAACGGACCCAAACGTCGAAACATATCGCGCATACGGAGAAAATAGAGCGTGCCGAACGCAAGCAGATCGGGCATAGGCCCGGACAAGCCCAAAAAGCCCGACTCTCCGGTAGGAGAATCGGACCTGAGGGGATTGCAAACCTTTGCGATCGGCTGAAACATACAGGCAAATTCGGCCAGAGAAAAGTTTGCCTCGGTCAGACAAGAATTTGCCCTTGTGCAGGCCGAGTTCTTCACATCCGCACGGTGTCGTACCCGCGAACTACATCCGAATGTTCAGACGCGCCCATTCTTCGTTCTCGGCCCGGCTGAAATCGTAGGTTACGCCGGTCAGTTCTTCGGACGCGCGCCACAGCTTAGCCATCGTGTCTTCGTTCATTTTGTGATCGACGGACAGATCGAAGCCCGGGTAGCCTTTGCGGCCGCCTTTGCCGGTCGGGCCGATATATTCGCCGCCGTACAGGTTCTCGGTCGAAGCGTACAGCGTCGGCAGCGCGCCCATCGCCGCGGACTGGCTCATCAAGCCCCAGATGAACGAGACGGCGCGGCCGGCCTGCTTCCCCGAACCGCGGGAGATCAGGTTCGTATTCGAGACGCCCGGATGGCAGGCGACGCTGATCGTGTTGGCGCCGACGGCCGACAGCCGCTTTTGCAGCTCGCGGGCGAACAGCAGATTCGCCAGTTTGCTCTGGCCGTAGAACTTCATCGCGCTGTAGCCGAGGCGGCCGTCCAGGTTGTTGAAGTAGATATAGCCGCTTTTGGCCGCGATGCTGCTCAGCGTCACGACGCGTGCGCCCGTCGTGCGCAGCAGCAGCGGCAGCAGGCGGCCCGTCAGCGCGAAATGGCCCAGATGGTTACTGCCGAACTGCAGCTCGAAGCCGTCTTTCGTTTTGCCGTACGGCGGAATCATGACGCCCGCGTTGTTCACGAGCACGTGCAGCGCGTCGTATTTGCCGATAAAGCCTGCCGCGAACGCCTCGATGCTCGACAGATCCGCCAGATCAAGCCGCATGACCTCCACGCTTGCCTGCGGAAACTTTTCGAGCAGCCCGTCGGCGGCCTGCCGTCCTTTTTCCATATTGCGTACGGCCAGCACGATTTCCGCACCTTTTTGCGCAAATCCGTAAGCCGTTTCCAGCCCAAGGCCGCCGCTTCCACCCGTAATCAAGACCCGTTTCCCGTTCATATCCGGCATGTTGTCGATCGTCCATTGTCCGTTCATTTCCGTCTCCTCCTCGTGCCTGCCCGATCGCTGCGGGCCGACCTCTTTCGTTCGTCTATCCAGTGTGCCTGAATAGACGCCATTTATCAAACTTGCCGCCTTCTTGTCCGAAGCCACCGCAAAAAAGACGCTTCCCGCGGGAAACGTCCCGTTCTCCGCCTATCCGGCCGGGCGTCTGCCTTTGTACCAAGATTCAGCTTCCCGACAACATCAGCATGACGCCGAGCGACAGCGAGACCAACAGCAGCAGCAGGCCGAGCGCCCGAAAAGCCTGGGATTTAAAATTCGCCGGTTCGTACAGATCGCCTCCGGCGGGATCGCGCACCGGGTGCAGAATCCGGTCGGGATGGGCAATCACCAGCGGACACAGCAGCAGAAACACTCCGATCAGCAGAAACATGAGATTTTCCTCCTCGAATACCGGATTCGGACGGCGCGTCCGTTTCTATGTATGTACCCGGAATAGGCCCCGGCGCCTTCATTTTCGGCCGGACGGCCAAAAAACCTTCGAAAGCGGCAGCGCTTCCGAAGGTTTGGCTCGCCTGCCTGCCGGGCAATCGCCGGGCCACCGGTCAGCTCCCGCCTCGGCGCAGCAGTTCGTTCTGCTCGCGCAGCAGTGCCTTTACCTCCTGCAGCTCGCGGTCAAGTGTCCGAAAGCGGTCTTCATGTTTGCGCTCCATATGATGCAGCTCGATCCGGACCGACTTTTCGATCCGCTCCTCGACCACTTTATAGACAATAAGGTACACCGTCGTTCCCCCTATGAGGAGAGAGATCACAGCGCTCGCCAATATCCAAAACCAACCTACATCCATCTTCTTTTGTCAGCTCCCGCCTCGGCGCAGCAGTTCGTTCTGCTCGCGCAGCAGTTTATTTTGTTCCTGCATATGAGTGTCCAGCACGGCAAACCGTTCTGTCTGGCGGCGCTCCAACTCGTTCAGGTCGTTGCGCAGCGCGTAGACTTCGGTCGTGATCTTCGAATTGCCAACCGCCGCTTTGATCAGCAAATACCAGACCAGCAGCGTAATTACGGTAAATACGATCCACAAAAACACGCCAAAAAAAGTGAATCCGAATGAAAAGTCCAATCTGTTCTCCTCCTTGCCTTGAATCTG
This genomic window contains:
- a CDS encoding cadherin-like beta sandwich domain-containing protein, with the translated sequence MNRKNQRSLFYRLTNVALAFLLLFTSSIWMAGTASAASSWTAVTSDTTVPIYKIHYGNGLWVASAENGKVLTSPDGSSWTQRTVDAGYTGSFLNVTYGGGQWVLVGNTGTVYTSGDAVNWTNRSINTSDNLSAIVYGNSTYVIAANLGSVYVSADAITWSKVPAGSADLLAIAYGSGSFVAAGSDGNAYRSSDGISWANRGPAAGGSPIYSVKFLNGLFYATSDGKISVSANGSSWNSSTLFDANGEPIYDVTYSGGKYVAVGGGTVSTGLIYVSANGTFWTTEVGNTNQTLYGAAANGSLFAVAGESGTIRTQTISLSSDSSLNTLAISPGTLSPAFAAGTTGYKADVVYGTTSVNLTPTVNQANATVQINGTNATSGSGRNVPLAVGDNPIPVAVTAQDGSTTTYTVTVKRAAPSTNANLANLVLSQGTLSPSFDPATTRYDVGAANSVTSLTVTPTLAGSSASVLVNGAATTSGSPSGAIALAVGSNEIRVVVTAEDGMTAKTYTVYVTRAAPPSSNAFLANLALSQGSLSPLFASGTTGYSANVPNSVASLTVTPTVSNANASVSVNGVAVTSGNASGSIALNVGTNEIKTVVTAQDGTTTQTYTVNVTRAQVPSANADLSALALSSGTLSPAFASDKTGYIASVSNATTSLTVTPTLADARASVTVNDSPVSSGSASGAIVLSVGTNRITVKVTAQDGTSQSYTVTVTRAANGNTNLRALSLSSGTLSPSFNSATMEYTVAATAEAATLTVTATTADTTASVAVNGVGALSGSASHPIPTAPGANEISVDVTAQNGASKRYTITVTRPASSNNDLGALSLSSGTLSPAFAAGTRVYNADVSNATTSLTVTPTAADANASLAVNEVFVAQGKASDAIPLNTGFNLITVKVTAENGTSREYTVRVMRATSGNNDLGDLSLSSGTLSPAFAAGTTNYAADVSNATTSLTVTPTTADSTASVKVNNAPVTSGNASGAIALAVGRNDIETVVTAQNGTTRTYTITVTRSEISDADSVSDAYAKLEVGYAPGDGPAAVTQDLTLPSTGTNGTTVNWTSSLPGFIQADGTVTRPSYPNTDTSVVLNALIQKNAQLSIKTFTVVVKAIPITDLQAVQTDRDSLQVGYAPGDDASSVTQNVTLPTSGPNGTTLSWTSDTPLTIDASGTVTRSSFDGGDRTVKLTATIVLGSESAIRTFDVTVKAIPASSAAELRSLAVDGQTITPAFDRAVRDYSLAVPYDTSRVTVTASVYDAGASLTVQGLPAANGTSSAPVELAVGVNVIAVKVTAQDGMTQEVYTIRTNRAAAPNPGGGQNGGSADPVNDGGIPSPSVPTPANPPAPSPNGFEIRINGRVVEQIATGTLKQGNGQTAFNAAIDTARLSSLLAGEGPDPLILVPVTAQADIVTTQLSGEALRLLQARGATLRIESPLGSYTLPAAELSLAQLDGSARGSADPAQVEVRITIERSAAGTIAALNARAAAEGFVVVAPPVTFKVDASYAGQTTEWKTFPNYVQRELPIPAGSDPGRITTAVVIEADGSLRHVPTSITRNNEVYAAEINSLTNSDYALIWSPRTFVDAAGLWSQSAVADMASRQILNGIDKDRFNPAGSVTRAEFAAVLVRALGLADNGSTAGFTDVSSGDWYAGAVGKAAEYGLIDGYADGTFRPLSTISRQEAFAILARAMQIAKPASSAGGTSLEAYSDADRVGRWALESVRNVLSAGLVQGSGGKLNPAATMSRAETAALAQRLLRQADLID
- a CDS encoding SulP family inorganic anion transporter, encoding MKGWGRFEGYGKSELKRDLIAGCIVGIIAIPLGMAFAIASGVKPETGIYTTIIAGILISLLGGSKFQIGGPTGAFIPILLAIVLQYGYDKLLAAGFMAGVLLVLMGVFRLGTLIAYMPRPVTVGFTAGIAVTIFAGQIGNFLGLTGLERHESFLLNMRELALHAGTLNGYAIVVAGVCLGSLLLMPRLLPKVPPSLVGLILSTFVAVLLLDGRVATIGSAYGEIPASLPSFRVPDLSGDTLKLMIGPAIVIALLGGVESLLSAVVADGMGGSKHDSRRELIGQGIANMAVPLFGGIPATGAIARTATNIKSGAASPLSGIVHGLVVLLVLVLLAPYASAIPLAAMAPILMVVAWNMSERRAFAKLLRLRSGDSLVLVVTFLLTVFATLTTAVGVGLALAVLLFVKNMAGEQRLDRVLPGDDDGVRGKVQADPADADRSCPQLSVFSLRGALFFGVRDPFGTPAFAASRDLTGTLLLRMGGVPLIDASGEAALHGLLKSVRASGGTLMLAGLRPGPRQLLARTGLLAELGEENEFARTGAAIDAALARRAHAERCDGCAADLLKCAGQGVSGEGNAC
- a CDS encoding oxidoreductase → MNGQWTIDNMPDMNGKRVLITGGSGGLGLETAYGFAQKGAEIVLAVRNMEKGRQAADGLLEKFPQASVEVMRLDLADLSSIEAFAAGFIGKYDALHVLVNNAGVMIPPYGKTKDGFELQFGSNHLGHFALTGRLLPLLLRTTGARVVTLSSIAAKSGYIYFNNLDGRLGYSAMKFYGQSKLANLLFARELQKRLSAVGANTISVACHPGVSNTNLISRGSGKQAGRAVSFIWGLMSQSAAMGALPTLYASTENLYGGEYIGPTGKGGRKGYPGFDLSVDHKMNEDTMAKLWRASEELTGVTYDFSRAENEEWARLNIRM